The genomic window TCGTCGGAGTCATCCCAATAAAATTTTTCTTTctgcagaaaaaaaaacatggataaataatatattatcgaagccaattaattatataattttttatttagatagtaAATTAAAACTCACCCAAGGAGTCCTGTTCCACAGCTTCTCTCGTTCCGGTACAGTCAAGTGTGGCTTCACATGCGCGTACCAAAGAGGACTGTTCACGtcctgtaattttttaaattaaatatagcaatgtgtcaaaaaaacaatagttttataaatagcctagataaatgtaaaactatacCAAGTGTTCCAAGCCCGCAATTTTGCTTATCTTATGATCGATATCAGCTTCATCGAAATCATCTTCTGGATAGTCATCTAACATAAACGGCTGTCGTGGTGGTCGAGAAGAGGGTGATGGGATCActgtaaaagtaattttaattagtaacgTAATAGGAACaaattaatatagtaataatattgcGTCGGTTACATACAATCCTCGTAGTCGTCATCTTGGTCCGACTCCACTGACAGATTATACATATTCTCCGCAAGTGACTCCGCAATGGCTTTATCTgtgttaaaaacatttaataaatgtttaaataaatataatctttcaaAATACGTTAATAAAATGGTATTACCATAATAATATGTGCTTAGAGTGTCAGCTGGTGGAGCCGATTCGTCTTCAGACGACGACTCGCAGCTCGAATCTGGTTGCATGCTGACCTCCTGTTTACTTTCGTCGCTCATTGTTTTGCGATTCtacaacaaaatttattaggtactatttattttcttaacagGTCAATCTGTTAAGTGACATTAAACGTTCATACAGcataaaatcaatcaattcggaacaacaaatatttcaatagtaatGCGCAGCTGCAAACCTTCCCCCCTTCCCTTATCACAGAACTGGGTGGAAATTTCCAGGCGTCCTTTGTTATCCTCTCTCCACCCTCCTCGGGTCGAGGAAAGGAGGGACAAAATCAATATcttctatttaaaatgtatatagctAAGCATACATAAGCAACTTAATTACGTATTTAGgaaaaaaattatcagtaaGAATAAAACATTGCTCATTCACATGatctgtcataaaaaatataagaattcgCTTAAATGTCATGAAACCTTGTATATACAAAATACGCTAGCGCCAAGTTATTCGCagcataaaataatcataaattaaatctgtcctgtataatgtatattgatacttttataatatacgcattaaagaaaaaaaatgttcttacgGTTTCCGAGTCAGTCTCCAGATCACAATATAGTAACATTTTCACGAATTAAAACTTCTTTATAGCAGGAATTTACTGTCACACACAATCAAAGTGAGTTATACGTCAACACAGCCCCAATGCAGGAGCTACAATGCCTGGTTTTTCCGGGTCATAAGTTTGCGCATGTCTGAATTGCACCtacgtatatttatatgaaacattgATTCGATGTAGTCCGTCACAAATTAAtgtagattataaattaataattttaactgttaaataataaatggtagaggaaacatgaaatattatttaacattttttttctaagtaGTAACCGCTCATTTGTCGAATTTCCACTCGAATATATTATGAGACCTTGATTCGAAATATAGGAGAAATTAAGCTCAGCTGGACTATAccttatcattattaatataaaataaaaaaacaaatgacaaaaaatactcTTAGATTTTAAACCTtgacaaaatgtattttgtcaTTAGCAGTATGAACGTAAACTTTGagtgtttcatattaaatatgtatataacgtgGATGTGTGTGTCAAACGTATGGTAGtgaatgtaatgttttttttttattactttaatttatttttaatgcatatttataatgtaaaattacagCATGGTTTATCTTAATCAAGGtacttttattactatttattcaatttgtaaaatgcaaatttattcagtggaattttataaattgaatagacttataatataataaattttcaataatttttgtaATGCTATTGATAACCCTAACCTTTTCAATGCCTAATAAATCTATCGACTAGTACCTACCTaggtcttaaaaaataattttcagctATCTCTACTGAtaagtaattttgttgtttatttaattagattcaTTACCGATATTGATACGGCTcccctagtttatttcagttactttcacagtataatgtcctacggtattatgctttgagGTAAGGCAGCCATACTATATTtatgctgcagaagagggctattcgcgcaatgaataacctaggagccaaggaatcattaaggtataaatttaaagaaattaagatattaactgttgcttcttaatatatattctgtaatgttttgtatgtacggaaaaatattaatgattttatgagaaaatgtgatactcatagcattggtacaaggaacaaacacaatcttgttactcctgttactcgactgcatagagtcagtaactcttttgtggggcaatgtatacgcttctacaacaggatcccagaaagcgttcaaaatgcttctgttgccaaatttaaaaaaattgttaaggaacgcttgtgtgctaaaggttattatacaattagtgagtttatgtttgatagcacaccttgggaatgaaacgatcgcctcctggcagtttctattcatattatgtatgtaattaatttgacaaaaaaaagacccgctgagtttctatcgccggttcttctcaggtcagggtgttcctttttccgaaccggtggtagtgtttaatttgaccatcaataagaaagtgtaacgcttctatgtttaataaaggaatttgagtttgagtttgagtttaactccttagaaaaaaaattatctttacaatatattaagattaatgtatgtaatattaagaCTCAGAATATTGCAGTTTTTGACACAATGATATTTGCCTTTTTACATGTTTAAATTGaggagaatattttaaatgcatgttacattatacataatatataaatagaaatactacataatagtataaaatactcttaataatacagtaaatttaaaatcatgtaAAATGAGACCATGCAATATTATGAAATGACAGATACTGTGTAATATAGTATTTTCCtttagattattaatttttactattctgatagtaaaatatgatattcctaataaaatcatttatttatatcatccaccacaattacacaattattttctctggtttttatattttgatagaaatagttttatgcaaaattttaaaacaaaacatttaaaaataggaCTCCTCTATGTTACacaatcttattttataaatttaaatataatatatgtggtAGATGTGTGTGTGAGATTCTCttgattacttaaataaaaattgattttctattttaaattatgtaactgAATTTATTCATTGCAATTTGACATTAACTATTTCcccgttttatttaaatattcagaggtaatataataatttaaaagaggtattagtattattttacttttaatattgaaaaaataaaaatttaatgaaaaattctgcatttgacttaaaaatatatttgtcggaTTTGGGCGTTTTCGGATACGATGGTGGGCAACACTGGGGTTTGACAGCGGGCGGTTTTCAAGGATTGATGTGAATTGCACGTATAGCCAACCTACGTCCAACTTCGCCGCGTTTCCGGAAAATACAATGGACAAAGAGCTGAGAGACGAGGatcatttctattttattttgtttctattttctaaatatttataatacaatattcccACGAGTATTACATTCTTAAAACAAATAGATTTTTAGTCTGAAATCAAAAACATCCTCTTTTAAACTCAATTGGaacttaatattacataaaaaaatgcttgtaataattttacattacctACTAAGTAAGCCTTCAATTATTTAGTggattataagtattaaaaaaaaaaaaattgaaacttatTCCATGTTATCTTTATTGCACAGATCCTCATTCTCAGTTGATTTCACACCAAGGTATGAGTAAGATGGCAAGGATCACTTAGTTTTAGGTTTAGGTTTTAGTGTTTGTACTTTTAGGTTTTAGTGTTAGGTTTTTGTCCATCACCATTCCAACTCATCATCTAATGCTAGTTAGGGAAGATAATCATCAGTGCCCAAACCACGTCGATAATTGGCCTtatccagaaaaaaaaaattggtgtatattatataaaataaataaattatatattaaggttAGATTTAAGATAATCTATAAATCAAATTCTAGTTAAAAATATCACTTACTTAGATAACATTGTTTCTGTTTTGTCTGTATAGTGATGCTTTCATATATactggaatattattatattattattgtaatgcaGTATCTATAGTGTACAAagaagaatttaataattatatccaaTTTACGAAAAGTTTAAAACTTGAAAGTGTGTTACGAATCGACTACGcttcatttaaatacatttctcgttctgatgaattataatataagaggaatttaatataagttatatataaaaaaatatttaagtaaataaatatgtattatgacatgtttacatttaatgtgtcaaatattgttaataatgacGTCTATCTTCATTTCAATACGTTCCgaacaaattacaaaaaaaatatattgttttatttttttaaatatttatataaattcgagtaaattatgtttttatcgatatattcaaaatatatacatttataatattttatacaaattttagtaatattttcgttaattattaatacgtttTGTAACTCATTTAATAAAGTGAATAATACTGCTCATTGGCTCGGAAGTTTTGGAAAGATTCCACAAATGAACATATCTGCAAACTGGATCAAActgaaaactaaaaaaactgATTAGAATGTCCTTTCTAGAATTTCCAAAGACGGAGTAATCTTTGCGTAAATAAGACATGCATGGCAGTAAATAATGACGTGTCGAAGAATACTGAAAATATTCAGGTGtaaagtgaatatttttttgttatactgtATTCCGGACTGGACCGGTACTCTGGACTGAGAAGATAACTAAAGAACAGTTATTAGCAACGAAACACCAATAAAACTACAGATTAGGCCGCAAAGAATGCAGTACCGTACTGGTTCTGGTGTACTAGTCTCTTAAGGTTGTTGTTGTTGAAAATTGTTGGCACTCTTGCGCCAACTAAAAAgtattaagtaagttaaatatatattaaataaaaaacaagggcttatttgatttttatttgaagtccAATATTGATGTCCTTATGACTATAATGTTATACATTTGAATACTCTAaaactacttattataaatttggttAAAGTTAACCacaagagaaataaataaacatggtaTGTCTAACTCTAAGCTACACATAAGACATTCAATGTACTACAACGTCGTGTACCTAACGAGACAGAAGAGAACCGCTTAGCTGTTAAAGAGAACTAGCGCACCATGTATACAATATTGAATGCTACTATTGAACTTGATATATATTCGTTCCATTGTGcgatacacatattatataatatacctcAGAATGACAGATACGTTTTAGATGGAAGATTTCTGAATTATATGAggaaagttaaatttaaaaaacgaaccaacaataatattaaatagtaataaaaaataaacaaagtaaattGTTTGAAGTAGATTACGATAAAATTAGGAGATACAGAaagtatatcattatattttatatttacaaactacCTTCATTTCAGATGAGctccttatttttatattaataatgtaaattcaCTTATGTTGCTTGTTATCTAACTATTATGTAATCTTCCGAATTCGATTCCGCATATTTGTGGGAccatattttctttttcttatttctataaaacaatTTCGTGACTACGATTTACCCGAACATAATAAAATGCTTGCAAATCAAAGTTATAAGCTAAAAACTCATATTATGAGACGTATCTAGAAGAAACCTCATACTTCATTGTAAAATGAGCTGGCACTGTCAATGTTCAAAAACGAATCTCTTATCTTAGAAACATATTTGctatcaagaaaaaaaaatgactcaAAATAACATCAATATATTAGCATCTAACCGTTCATTTCTAATGTCAGATTTTAAATAGTGTAATAAGTAAAATGAATGTTTAACTCTTCATTATTGAAGTGCCGCCGAtggttttaatgtaaatatcagACTTCTTCTATAATATATTCACAGAGACATCTCTCCCTTACCAAAAACTCTACTCATATATTATTACCATCATTACTGTGTTTATCTGGGTTTTCACGTCCagtatttatatcttattatataaattttcaataaataaataatgtcaaattTTTCTGATAAGTTTCATTGACacgtttcatataattttaaaatatttaccaatcTAAACATAAATAACACTCCAATTTCGCAACGCTCTGCCTAGAAGTTGCTAAACTTGAGAGGGTATAAAGATTGTTGAAacgaaaatacaaaatactttaaattaaaagaaaaacttgatcataaagttttaaataactgCGATATAGTACTGATCCTTAAAAAACGGAGGAGCAGCTTCATCATCAGCATCAGCGTCGTCGGAGTCATCCCAGTAAAATTTTACTGCCTGCAAAGACcaagtaaacatattaataatatattttatccaagCCCGTTACAGTAAtgatatcctttttttttaaattaatttttaataataaataaaacctcacCCAAGGAGTTCTGTTCCACAATTCCTCTCGTTCTAGCTCAGTCAAGTGTGGCTTTACATGCGCGTACCAAAGAGGGCTGTTCACGacctgttgatttttttttaaattagtattcatgatatttcaattataaatagtctcgttaaattacaaatgaaaaactaTACCAAGTGTTCCAACCCCGCAATTTTGCTTATCTTGTTATAGATATCTGATTCTTCAGAATCATCTTCGGAATAGTTTTCAAACACAAACGGCTGTTTTGGTGGCCGAGAAGAGGGCGATGGATTCActgtaaaagttaaatttaattataatatcgttaggaataaattaatatatatatatattaatattttttgcgttaGTTACATACAATCATCGTAGTCGTCATCATCGTCCGACTCCACTGACAGATTGTACATGTTCTCCGCAAGTGACTCCGCAATGGCTTTATctgtgttaaaaatatataataaataaaatcaatatattagtaTCTAACCATTCATAGTTATCTTTCAaagaacgtaaataaaaaaaaatgaccatAATAATATTGAGTGTCATCTGGTGGAGCTGATTCGTCTTCAGACGACGACTCGCTGCTCGAATCTGGTTGCATGCTGACCTCCTGTTTACTTTCGTCACTCGTTGTTTTGCGGTTCTACAAcaacatttattacattttattttctgaacAGGTCAAATCAATAACATCAACAATACGCATAAAATCAATCAACTCGGAATTCGATGTCAAAATGGACGACAGCAAATTAATATTAGTGCGCATAGCTACATATGTATCCCCATCCCTTATCATGAAACTGCGCAGACTCGTCCGTGTGTCCTTTGCTAACCTCTCCCCCCCCCGCTCTTAATTTATTGATCTACTTTCCTCACGCCCTCGGAGTGGGGCAAGTAGatcaaaacttattattttatgaattataatttgttttattttatatttatcttaacttGGTTTTCGTAGGTATGAAAAGTTTAATGATAATACATATGAGCgacacattttaaatattttttgttaaaaaaatatatatataacattcgcATAAATCAAATTCAACCTTAGATCTATTTCATGAAATATACTGGCGCCAAGTTAttcgcaaatataaatatgtaccaatctattattttttttttacagacatGAGATTTATAATAGCAAtacaatgtacataaaaaaaataaaaatatacgtacagTTCCCGAGCCGGTCTCTTGATcacaatataataacattttcacgACTCAAAACTTTTTAATACCACGAATCTAAAAAATCAGACACAATAGATGTGGAATATACGTCATCAGGGCCCCGACGCAGGAGCTACAATGCCTAGATTTTACCCGGGCCCAGCAAGCAGCTAGAATCCGATACATTGCGCATGTCTGAATTGCACTTACGTCTCTTTAtacgactttttttattttcatacataaaaaaatactcatttacgtaatgaatcataaacataaataaagctacttaaatatatatttgcaatttattaggtaatatattttcatctcgGCTTCACACGGGTCGAATAAAGGTCtacatataaactttcttattttaataaatataaatataaatatattgacttaACTAAAGGTAATTAAAGCTTCCGACATCTTGAACAATCGTTTTCATCTTTCAGCCAATTTACACAtactctttataaattatacacatagATCTAATGAATCACTTTGTCTTTTGTTTCAAATCGTATGAAAATTCGTAATTTGTgatgtaatttttatgtttatcacATTCAGCCAGATAGGCAGATTGATATATTTGGGGTACTTTATTTCAGAATTTCATATTCATCAGATCGTTTACTCAAGACAGTGTTATGGTGccattttatgtttgtttttccggtttaacgtaaaatattaatCGTGTTATTAATATGCCAAGTTAATAAAGGAAACAAAGTAAACCCAACGTTCCACAGAATTTTGCTGAGAACCGAATGATTCGAATTCTAGAgtggcttcatttaattctataaaaaatgttgtaatgcAATTGCTGATATGCGATTTATAGTATGCGTTAACCTTTGTTATTCCTTGATAATCTGAAAATGCCACTCTTATTTGTAAGTTTGCATGTTTAACTATTTTGGCCACTTCTGTATATTCAAATGATTGGATAATACATTCATTTACATTTAGGATCAATTATTATGGTGAGCATTTTTCGGATGCATGCGGATACGCAtgtttgaattgaattattgatattgataatataaatcttcAGCATTCATAATTTTGCTCATGAATactgttattgttattaatggTGATCCACATCATACATTGGTTTATCAATGGGTGGCGTTacctttgtttatgtaaaagaTCAGCTGAGAGTCTATAGTTTACTACTTCtctcttcttttttttaatgctattgTTGGCTAACGGGCAcgaagctcacctgatggagagtgactaccactgcccatggataTCTGGAACAAcgaggggcttgcaggtgcgttgccggcctttaagaaatgtagtTTATTCTTAAAAGTCTATCTAATCACTCATTTCTTACAATTACCATGAACGGATGAAGGAATGGAGGTTCATTTAACCTCAAGCTAAAGCTCAATGACTTCATTTAACATGATGCTCATATACTGTAATGACTGACAGCTTTTATTGAGCAACGATTTGGCTGGCGCAAAAATTTTCGCGTCCGTCTCCAAATCGGGCACTTCTGTTGAGGGGAATTGCATTTCAGAACTTAACTAACTACCatgtaaaatgaaatgatttatatGCGCAgcttattatgtatatgttgttacattaaaaaaaaaaaaattttaacttttttataattatctaaaacgtcacaaaagtgtaaaATCGCTTAAATACGTGCCATTAACCCATTTCCTACTTTCCATATATTAGTGTTGATAACTCAGTACTTCTAATTGGCTTAAGAAAATGCCatgaaagaaattttaacaatgaaataaattacatatattttaagggttcagtgaaattattattcgaattagtttttttttaactaatagttTCGTTTTGcatcatttcaataaaatacctGTCATTCACTATTATAAAGGttagtatttgtatgtaaattgttGGAGTATTAATTATGACgcatttattttgctttataaggcttctattaaattaaataaattttccataattatttctatgatttaaatatggatataattcctattgATTTAGCGTATTTTTGGTGTTGATACTGGCCACACTCCCTTaacctttcaaagtttcaagaacttatgaattcgttctttttgcatttttatatcatcGGCTTAGGaacgaattcaaacttcaaattcgatatactgaatatatcggtgatTTTACCTAATAGTTGAGTTTCtaaatttgtgattgattagtATTTAAGTGCTTTAACAGCATATATCTTtccagaataaaataataaaggagtTTTGAggtttgataaaacttttacatgttttatttatgatttacagtgatttttgacccattggaatgataCTCCgaagttgaaatcgtcatttaaagtaagaaGGACTTTCCCGTTaaagctatttatttaattattgaaactgTGTATCTAGCATtgcagtagttttttttaatgcgtACCGCACGTATTAGTAATTTTAagctgaaatattaagtgtggacggctgcagtttcctgtttgagtgtgtccagatacCT from Vanessa tameamea isolate UH-Manoa-2023 chromosome Z, ilVanTame1 primary haplotype, whole genome shotgun sequence includes these protein-coding regions:
- the LOC113403448 gene encoding uncharacterized protein LOC113403448 isoform X2 — its product is MSDESKQEVSMQPDSSCESSSEDESAPPADTLSTYYYDKAIAESLAENMYNLSVESDQDDDYEDLIPSPSSRPPRQPFMLDDYPEDDFDEADIDHKISKIAGLEHLDVNSPLWYAHVKPHLTVPEREKLWNRTPWKEKFYWDDSDDADADAEADDDDEAAPPLFKEQFYIAFI
- the LOC113403464 gene encoding uncharacterized protein LOC113403464, translating into MLLYCDQETGSGTNRKTTSDESKQEVSMQPDSSSESSSEDESAPPDDTQYYYDKAIAESLAENMYNLSVESDDDDDYDDLNPSPSSRPPKQPFVFENYSEDDSEESDIYNKISKIAGLEHLVVNSPLWYAHVKPHLTELEREELWNRTPWAVKFYWDDSDDADADDEAAPPFFKDQYYIAVI
- the LOC113403448 gene encoding uncharacterized protein LOC113403448 isoform X1, with amino-acid sequence MLLYCDLETDSETNRKTMSDESKQEVSMQPDSSCESSSEDESAPPADTLSTYYYDKAIAESLAENMYNLSVESDQDDDYEDLIPSPSSRPPRQPFMLDDYPEDDFDEADIDHKISKIAGLEHLDVNSPLWYAHVKPHLTVPEREKLWNRTPWKEKFYWDDSDDADADAEADDDDEAAPPLFKEQFYIAFI